The Halobacillus amylolyticus nucleotide sequence TGCTCATCCCCATAAATCCAAAGAAGATCGCTACCACGGCTGCACCGCCGATCACAAACACACTGTACACTTTCGTAATGGCTAGCACACCGATATTTTCACCATACGTCGTATTTGGAGGACCTCCTAAGAAAGAGGCAATCATTGTCGCTACTCCATCCCCCATAATCGACCGATTAAGGCCCGGATTTTTTAAGAAGTTGTTGCCAACCACCTTGGATAATACCATTTGATCACCAATATGCTCGGTTATCGTCACGAGGGCAAAAGGTACCATGATAAAGACGATATGCCAACTAAATACTTCTGTTGGTGAAAAATCTTTAAATGGGATAAGAAATTCCGGTATGTGGAACAGGGCTTGCATGAAACCGCCGATTGATCCGGCAGAAGTTATGTTTTGCCATTCTGCTTGAATTTCAGTTGTATCGACAATGCCTTGAGTAAGGGCAAATACATAGCCGCCAATGATTCCGAAAAGGATAGGAAGTAAGCTTAAAAATCCTCTTAGGAAAACCGTTGCAAGGATGGTAATTCCTAACGTTACGAGTGCTACTGTGAAATGTGTCGCACTATATACTTGTTCTTCACCAGGCAGGTACATTGCCATATCGATAGCCGTTGAAGCCAGTCCTAAACCAATAACGATGATCACCGGTCCTACCACAACCGGGGGTAACAGCTTCAGCAGCCAGTTCAGACCAAACATTGTGATTAATAAGGCAATCACCCCATAAACAAGTCCTGCTAAGAAGCTTCCGATCATCGCTCCAGCTACCCCACTCGTTTTCGATACTTCAACAATGGGGTAGATAAAGGCAAAGCTTGACCCTAAATAAGCCGGAATGCGTCCACGTGTAATGAGAAGATAGGCCAATGTCCCAAAGCCGCTTGAAACTAAGGCAACGGCTGGTGATAACCCAGTTAAAAATGGCACAAGAATGGTCGCGCCAAACATGGCGAATAAAT carries:
- a CDS encoding solute carrier family 23 protein encodes the protein MKSTEATVGIREIPKAHKWITLSIQHLFAMFGATILVPFLTGLSPAVALVSSGFGTLAYLLITRGRIPAYLGSSFAFIYPIVEVSKTSGVAGAMIGSFLAGLVYGVIALLITMFGLNWLLKLLPPVVVGPVIIVIGLGLASTAIDMAMYLPGEEQVYSATHFTVALVTLGITILATVFLRGFLSLLPILFGIIGGYVFALTQGIVDTTEIQAEWQNITSAGSIGGFMQALFHIPEFLIPFKDFSPTEVFSWHIVFIMVPFALVTITEHIGDQMVLSKVVGNNFLKNPGLNRSIMGDGVATMIASFLGGPPNTTYGENIGVLAITKVYSVFVIGGAAVVAIFFGFMGMSTAIIGSIPAAVMGGVSILLFGTIASSGLRMLIDNQVDFGEKRNLIIASVILVLGVGGAFIQVTDDVQIAGMALAAIVGVLLNLILPGKEKSQGNGRMFEATELDEQQNDGAA